One segment of Desulfosudis oleivorans Hxd3 DNA contains the following:
- a CDS encoding periplasmic heavy metal sensor, producing MKRNTKGIMTLAVLAVFGFSTLAFAGWGDGYGHMMGPGMMGPGWQQGSGYYGNLSADEIAKLEQQRAEFFRATENTRQQLYEKNLALQSELAKENPDTAKASKLQGEISKLQSDLDQKRLEYDIQARKSAPNYNRGYRGGYGSMMGYGPRGGGYCGW from the coding sequence ATGAAACGAAATACCAAAGGGATTATGACGCTGGCCGTATTGGCCGTGTTTGGATTCTCGACCCTCGCGTTTGCCGGTTGGGGCGATGGATACGGCCACATGATGGGACCGGGTATGATGGGACCGGGCTGGCAGCAGGGAAGTGGCTATTACGGAAATCTTTCCGCAGATGAAATCGCGAAACTGGAACAGCAGCGCGCAGAATTCTTCCGGGCGACGGAAAATACCAGGCAACAGCTGTATGAGAAGAATCTGGCTCTGCAAAGCGAACTGGCTAAAGAAAATCCGGACACCGCCAAGGCATCAAAGCTTCAGGGCGAAATTTCCAAGCTGCAAAGCGATCTTGATCAAAAACGATTGGAGTATGATATCCAGGCCCGCAAATCAGCACCCAACTACAACCGCGGCTATAGAGGAGGATATGGTTCGATGATGGGTTACGGCCCCCGCGGTGGCGGATATTGTGGGTGGTAA
- a CDS encoding ZIP family metal transporter, whose amino-acid sequence MESQFLTVLGLATLPALGNFGGGVLAEWLRPSKKMLNHALHAATGIILAVVAVEVMPAALAGAPAWLLALAFMGGGGTYLLIESGVKRWQEGKQAGAGAGAWMVYLAVATDLVGDGLLIGTGSAVSSQMALILALGQVLADIPEGFATIANFRDKGVGRVKRLLISASFLLPVIGAAALAYFAFRGRSEVLKMAGLVFVAGLYMLAAMEDMMREAHESAEDSPWSALSLLAGFTIFLVISGSL is encoded by the coding sequence ATGGAAAGCCAATTCTTAACGGTCCTGGGCTTAGCGACGCTTCCGGCGCTGGGAAATTTTGGTGGTGGCGTGCTCGCCGAGTGGCTGCGGCCGTCGAAAAAAATGCTCAATCACGCCCTGCATGCCGCCACCGGAATTATCCTCGCAGTCGTTGCGGTCGAAGTAATGCCGGCTGCACTTGCCGGCGCGCCGGCCTGGTTGCTCGCCCTGGCTTTCATGGGAGGTGGCGGCACTTACCTGCTCATAGAATCCGGTGTCAAACGATGGCAGGAGGGCAAACAAGCCGGAGCAGGGGCTGGGGCATGGATGGTCTATCTGGCGGTGGCAACCGATCTTGTCGGTGATGGACTGCTCATCGGCACAGGATCAGCAGTATCGAGCCAAATGGCGCTCATTCTGGCCTTGGGCCAGGTATTGGCGGATATTCCCGAAGGTTTCGCTACGATTGCCAACTTTCGGGATAAGGGCGTGGGACGGGTCAAACGGCTGCTCATTTCCGCCTCGTTTCTCTTGCCGGTCATAGGCGCCGCTGCTCTTGCGTACTTCGCGTTTCGAGGGCGGAGTGAAGTGTTGAAGATGGCCGGTCTGGTCTTTGTGGCCGGCTTGTACATGCTTGCCGCCATGGAGGATATGATGCGCGAGGCCCATGAGAGTGCCGAAGATAGCCCTTGGTCCGCTCTCAGTCTTCTTGCGGGCTTCACGATTTTCCTGGTCATCTCGGGATCGCTTTGA
- a CDS encoding multicopper oxidase family protein produces the protein MRNRNTDLGFDSRHSRRHFLKLAGYGTLGLMAAGLWPGFDGFAAGQTPDTEFIPDLDITLSARPGEVPVLPGDPTLIWRYHATVHKGDRTRIAEIPRSYLGPIIKVHQGEKIRIRFRNAIPEESIVHWHGLHVPAIMDGHPRYVVPQGQSYLYEFEVKNRAGTYWYHPHPHGRTGPQVYRGLAGLFLVSDEEEQAVGLPDGEYDVPLVIQDRTFDSGNQLVYMSGHRMERMTGFLGDMIMVNGLPDFTLPVSTAAYRLRLLNGSNSRIYKLAWEDGRPLTIIGTDGGLLERPVFRRYVFLSPGERLEIWADFSDNPVGYTTSLLSLPFDVGGMGGGRMGRGMMMGGRTGQNLNLPNGVAFSVFKVKVAQPVKTDYRLPDTLSEIGPVRPDDAANFFRPRQFYLTMRHMQWTINGRVFQMEEVADDEIVQLGSTEIWEFNNTGGGMMNMMNMPHPIHLHGKQFRVIERSGVAHEGYVDEGWKDTVLLMPGERIKILVDFDDYPGMFLYHCHNLEHEDMGMMRNYFVRE, from the coding sequence ATGAGAAACAGAAACACAGACCTGGGATTCGATAGCAGGCATTCCAGAAGGCATTTTTTAAAGCTGGCCGGCTATGGAACCCTTGGATTGATGGCAGCCGGGCTCTGGCCTGGATTCGATGGTTTCGCAGCCGGACAAACTCCTGATACAGAATTCATCCCCGACCTCGACATCACCCTTTCCGCCCGCCCCGGCGAGGTCCCCGTTTTGCCGGGCGATCCCACTTTGATTTGGCGCTACCATGCGACGGTGCACAAAGGCGACCGTACTCGAATTGCTGAAATACCCCGCAGCTATCTTGGCCCGATCATTAAAGTCCATCAGGGTGAAAAGATACGGATTCGCTTCAGAAACGCCATCCCTGAAGAGTCTATTGTGCATTGGCATGGCCTGCATGTGCCCGCGATTATGGACGGACACCCGCGCTATGTCGTTCCGCAGGGGCAATCCTACTTGTATGAGTTCGAAGTCAAGAACAGAGCCGGTACCTATTGGTATCATCCACACCCACACGGCAGAACCGGCCCACAGGTGTATCGTGGTCTGGCAGGCCTATTTCTCGTGTCCGACGAGGAAGAGCAAGCTGTTGGCTTGCCCGATGGCGAATATGATGTTCCACTGGTGATTCAGGACCGAACATTCGATTCAGGCAATCAGCTGGTGTACATGTCGGGCCACAGAATGGAGCGGATGACCGGTTTTTTGGGCGATATGATAATGGTTAACGGGCTGCCGGATTTCACGCTCCCCGTATCGACCGCTGCCTATCGGTTACGCCTGCTGAATGGCTCCAATTCTCGTATTTATAAGTTGGCGTGGGAAGACGGCCGGCCGCTGACCATTATTGGTACGGACGGTGGATTGCTGGAAAGGCCGGTCTTCAGAAGGTATGTGTTTTTAAGCCCGGGAGAACGGTTGGAGATCTGGGCCGATTTCAGCGACAATCCGGTCGGGTATACGACATCCCTTTTGAGCCTTCCCTTCGATGTCGGTGGCATGGGTGGGGGGCGAATGGGCCGCGGCATGATGATGGGCGGACGAACGGGCCAAAATCTAAACCTTCCAAATGGTGTGGCTTTTTCCGTGTTTAAGGTTAAGGTGGCCCAGCCTGTGAAAACAGATTACCGTCTCCCGGACACACTTTCCGAGATCGGGCCTGTCCGACCTGATGACGCAGCGAATTTTTTTCGTCCACGGCAGTTCTATCTCACGATGCGGCATATGCAATGGACGATCAACGGGCGGGTGTTTCAAATGGAGGAGGTGGCAGACGACGAGATTGTCCAACTGGGCTCAACGGAGATTTGGGAATTCAACAACACCGGGGGTGGTATGATGAATATGATGAACATGCCCCATCCCATTCACCTGCATGGCAAGCAGTTCCGCGTTATTGAACGCAGCGGCGTTGCACATGAAGGCTATGTGGATGAAGGATGGAAAGACACGGTTTTGCTGATGCCCGGTGAGCGGATCAAAATATTGGTTGATTTTGACGATTATCCGGGAATGTTTCTGTACCATTGCCACAACCTGGAACATGAGGATATGGGGATGATGCGGAATTATTTTGTGAGGGAGTAG
- a CDS encoding YkgJ family cysteine cluster protein: protein MKPVAPDRIDALPGKRLSESDTFNFACHDGLACFNQCCRNLNLFLYPYDVLRLKKALNITAGDFIERYVDVVMRPDNFFPDVLLSMADNAEKTCPFLTDTGCAVYEDRSYSCRLFPMEQGVIMPDGEAKPEILYLFRPPEFCLGRHEDRPLSPAQWIADQQAETYVRMTRLWAEVKALFSADPWGAAGPYGPAAKMAFMAAYNMDAFRDFVFNSGFLKRYKVKSATLQKLRASDTELMLFGFDWIKLFVWGIKSDRIRLK from the coding sequence ATGAAACCCGTGGCCCCGGACCGGATCGACGCCCTGCCCGGAAAGCGGCTCTCCGAATCCGACACCTTCAATTTTGCCTGCCATGACGGCCTTGCCTGTTTTAATCAGTGCTGCCGCAACCTCAACCTCTTTCTCTACCCCTATGACGTGCTGCGGCTGAAAAAGGCTTTAAACATCACGGCCGGCGACTTTATCGAACGTTACGTGGATGTGGTGATGCGGCCGGACAACTTTTTTCCGGATGTGCTGCTCTCCATGGCCGACAATGCGGAAAAGACCTGCCCGTTTCTTACGGATACCGGGTGCGCGGTGTACGAAGACCGCTCCTACTCCTGCCGCCTCTTTCCCATGGAGCAGGGCGTGATCATGCCCGACGGCGAGGCCAAACCGGAGATTCTCTATTTGTTCAGGCCCCCGGAGTTCTGCCTGGGCCGCCACGAAGACCGGCCCCTGTCCCCGGCCCAGTGGATCGCCGACCAGCAGGCCGAAACCTACGTGCGCATGACCCGGCTCTGGGCCGAGGTCAAGGCCCTGTTTTCCGCCGACCCCTGGGGCGCGGCCGGCCCTTACGGCCCTGCGGCAAAAATGGCCTTTATGGCCGCTTACAACATGGACGCCTTTCGGGACTTTGTCTTTAACAGCGGGTTTCTCAAACGCTACAAGGTCAAATCCGCGACCCTGCAGAAGCTGCGGGCCAGCGACACCGAGCTGATGCTTTTCGGGTTTGACTGGATCAAGCTCTTTGTCTGGGGCATCAAAAGCGACCGGATTCGGTTAAAGTAG
- the pglZ gene encoding BREX-3 system phosphatase PglZ has translation MTALDRGDLDALYEAQKRHAPGVLGDNATKEFVLRHVFEIAPELIRKPSDLLRALLRRHYREQRIPALLDERFVQVLRQQGDFEEWPLETIIPDREAFFAFLQERWPVFLNQSAIQDATGVREDEKPYGFEYPGPSDLPFDHDDIRVYIDNLFVEGLLEAVPHDWAESLSKTWLAIGIRTDQQADRARRVEGLLDNLSADIPNEDTRHDDWFHFAKTWAELVALALDSNAVLPEPARQKMEALQAQIDAVLVPWLTKRYAGLVNLPPAPPVMLHHIPRFLSRHINDAKQHKAAFVLVDGLAMDQWIVIRKEIARQRANYRFRENAVFAWIPTITSVSRQAAFAGKPPIYFPNSIHTTDKEPALWTQFWVDQGLTKQEVAYAKGLGNGTLENVEEIVARPKMRVVGLVVDKVDKIMHGMELGAAGMHNQVRQWAAGPFLAQLFDLLLENGFRVYLSSDHGNIEASGCGRPVEGAVADLRGERARIYPDSLLRGQVKERFPNALEWPPIGLPEEYLPLLAPARSAFVRKAESLVGHGGASLEELIVPLVQIERRDT, from the coding sequence GTGACCGCCTTGGATCGTGGCGATCTGGATGCGCTCTACGAAGCCCAGAAGCGGCACGCCCCTGGAGTGCTGGGCGACAACGCTACAAAGGAATTCGTCCTGCGACATGTTTTTGAGATTGCCCCGGAACTCATCCGCAAACCGTCCGATTTACTGCGGGCGCTGCTGCGCCGCCACTATCGGGAGCAGCGCATCCCAGCTTTGCTTGATGAGCGCTTTGTTCAGGTGCTACGCCAACAGGGCGATTTTGAAGAGTGGCCCCTCGAAACAATTATCCCAGATCGGGAAGCCTTTTTCGCTTTCCTCCAGGAACGCTGGCCCGTTTTTCTAAATCAGTCGGCGATCCAGGATGCCACCGGAGTTCGCGAGGATGAGAAGCCCTACGGCTTTGAATATCCCGGCCCTTCGGATTTGCCCTTCGACCATGACGACATCCGTGTCTACATTGACAACCTGTTTGTCGAAGGATTGCTTGAAGCGGTTCCCCATGATTGGGCTGAGTCACTCTCCAAGACCTGGCTCGCCATTGGCATCCGAACTGATCAGCAGGCGGACCGGGCGAGGCGCGTGGAGGGACTACTCGATAACTTGTCGGCCGATATTCCTAATGAGGACACACGACACGACGACTGGTTCCACTTTGCCAAAACCTGGGCGGAGCTGGTGGCTCTGGCGCTGGATTCGAATGCGGTGCTGCCGGAGCCGGCGCGTCAGAAGATGGAGGCGCTTCAAGCTCAGATAGATGCCGTACTCGTACCGTGGCTGACAAAACGCTACGCAGGATTGGTCAACCTGCCCCCGGCTCCACCGGTCATGCTCCACCATATTCCCCGTTTCCTCTCCCGACACATCAACGACGCCAAGCAACACAAGGCTGCGTTCGTCCTGGTCGATGGTCTTGCGATGGATCAGTGGATCGTCATCCGAAAGGAAATCGCCAGGCAGCGAGCCAATTACCGCTTTCGTGAGAACGCGGTGTTCGCCTGGATACCGACCATCACTTCTGTTTCGCGCCAGGCGGCCTTTGCAGGAAAGCCACCGATCTATTTTCCGAACAGCATCCACACCACCGACAAAGAACCGGCCCTATGGACGCAATTTTGGGTGGACCAGGGGCTGACAAAGCAGGAAGTCGCATATGCCAAGGGGCTGGGGAACGGCACCTTGGAAAATGTGGAGGAGATTGTTGCTCGGCCCAAGATGCGGGTGGTCGGTCTGGTTGTCGACAAAGTGGACAAGATCATGCACGGCATGGAGCTTGGCGCTGCAGGGATGCACAACCAGGTTCGCCAGTGGGCCGCAGGACCGTTCTTGGCGCAACTGTTCGACTTGCTTCTGGAGAATGGATTCCGTGTCTACCTGTCGTCGGATCACGGCAATATCGAGGCGTCTGGTTGCGGGCGGCCCGTTGAAGGAGCCGTGGCGGATCTGCGCGGAGAACGCGCTCGGATTTATCCCGATTCCTTACTACGAGGTCAGGTTAAGGAACGATTCCCAAACGCTCTGGAGTGGCCGCCTATCGGGCTGCCGGAGGAATATCTACCCCTGCTTGCTCCGGCTCGATCGGCGTTTGTCCGGAAGGCCGAAAGCCTTGTCGGGCATGGCGGCGCTTCTCTTGAAGAGCTCATCGTCCCTCTTGTTCAAATCGAGAGGAGGGACACATGA
- a CDS encoding SHOCT domain-containing protein, which produces MIIKYVYNKVLMGLLAIWSLNNFMLSPAFAQSGGYRNWHMGRWMMGDWGMGWFGMIFMLLFWVLVIVGIVFLIRWLVQNTGSRGSSGVGTGSQAMDILKERYAKGEITHDEFESMKKEILR; this is translated from the coding sequence ATGATCATTAAATATGTTTATAACAAAGTGTTGATGGGGCTTCTCGCGATATGGAGTCTGAACAATTTTATGTTAAGTCCCGCATTCGCCCAATCCGGCGGGTACCGAAACTGGCACATGGGGCGATGGATGATGGGCGACTGGGGAATGGGGTGGTTCGGTATGATATTCATGTTACTTTTTTGGGTTTTAGTCATCGTCGGAATCGTTTTTCTGATTCGCTGGCTGGTTCAAAACACGGGCAGCAGAGGCTCATCCGGTGTCGGCACAGGTTCTCAGGCAATGGATATTTTAAAGGAACGCTATGCCAAAGGAGAAATCACCCACGATGAATTTGAGTCCATGAAAAAAGAGATCCTTAGATAG
- a CDS encoding sigma-54-dependent transcriptional regulator: MTIQNPSHILIVDDDLNHLKTLQTIVRSWGYQVSTADDGVKAVDTVKERPFALILMDVRMAQMSGIEALKQIKQYNPAIPILIMTAYSSVDSAVEALKSGAYDYLTKPLDFEVLKISLARALEHSGLKAENATLKSKMSADYELENIIGRSRPMKELVDMMSMVAPSEATVLITGESGTGKELIAKSIHHNSQRKDRALVVVNCAALTETLLESELFGHEKGAFTGADKRREGRFKQADKGTIFLDEIGETSAAMQAKLLRVIQEREIQRVGGEETLSVDVRILAATNRNLEEDVKNGKFREDLFYRLNVVTLRIPPLRERQDDTPLLAQHFLEKYAKKNHKQVKGFSPLAMDMLLKYAWPGNVRELENVIERAVILLPDEHITEKELPVTITSSYAEKSEWVAPPPPVAANRPLEEVEKEAILATLDDSGGNKSETARRLGINRKTLHKKLKDYGID; encoded by the coding sequence ATGACCATACAAAACCCTTCTCACATTCTGATTGTCGACGACGATCTGAACCACTTGAAAACGCTTCAAACCATCGTCAGAAGTTGGGGCTACCAGGTGTCCACGGCCGACGATGGGGTCAAGGCCGTTGACACCGTCAAAGAAAGACCGTTCGCCCTGATCTTGATGGATGTGCGCATGGCTCAGATGAGCGGCATCGAGGCCCTGAAGCAAATTAAACAGTACAATCCGGCCATCCCGATTCTCATCATGACCGCATACTCTTCGGTTGATTCGGCGGTAGAGGCCTTAAAATCCGGGGCTTACGATTATTTGACCAAACCCCTGGACTTTGAAGTGCTCAAAATCAGCCTAGCGCGTGCTTTGGAGCATTCCGGCCTCAAGGCGGAAAATGCAACCTTAAAATCAAAGATGAGCGCAGATTACGAGCTGGAAAATATCATCGGAAGAAGCCGGCCGATGAAGGAACTGGTCGACATGATGTCCATGGTTGCGCCTTCGGAGGCAACCGTGCTGATCACCGGGGAAAGCGGGACCGGCAAAGAGCTGATCGCCAAATCCATCCATCACAACAGCCAGCGCAAGGATCGCGCCCTGGTGGTGGTCAATTGCGCGGCACTTACAGAGACATTACTGGAGTCGGAGCTGTTCGGCCATGAAAAAGGTGCGTTTACCGGTGCCGATAAACGCCGCGAGGGCAGATTCAAGCAGGCTGACAAGGGAACCATTTTTCTGGATGAGATCGGCGAAACCTCCGCCGCGATGCAGGCCAAGCTGCTGCGGGTCATTCAAGAGCGGGAAATCCAGCGGGTCGGCGGGGAAGAAACGTTGAGCGTGGATGTGCGGATTCTTGCCGCGACCAACCGAAACCTGGAGGAGGATGTGAAAAACGGAAAATTCCGTGAAGACCTTTTCTATAGACTGAACGTCGTCACGCTGCGCATCCCGCCGCTGCGCGAGCGTCAAGATGATACTCCTTTACTTGCCCAGCATTTCTTGGAGAAGTACGCGAAAAAAAATCACAAGCAGGTCAAAGGCTTTTCTCCGTTGGCAATGGATATGCTGCTAAAATACGCTTGGCCCGGCAATGTCAGGGAACTTGAAAACGTCATTGAGCGTGCCGTGATTCTCCTGCCGGATGAACACATCACAGAGAAAGAGCTGCCTGTCACCATCACCTCAAGTTATGCCGAAAAAAGCGAATGGGTGGCTCCGCCCCCACCGGTTGCAGCCAATCGCCCCCTGGAAGAAGTTGAAAAGGAGGCCATTTTGGCCACACTTGATGACAGTGGCGGGAATAAAAGCGAAACCGCACGCAGGCTCGGAATCAACCGCAAAACCCTTCACAAGAAACTCAAAGATTATGGAATAGATTGA
- a CDS encoding DEAD/DEAH box helicase: protein MTNEEIARFFNDTQAYIQGNADLRDPQVEGWFRTRQHFRNSSEHAILQIPVGCGKTGLMALLPFGIAQGRVLVIAPNLEIRRGISTAFDIAGRDCFWTYTRVLTDVNHGPYTAVLDGQDANIHDCENSHIVVTNIQQLASRADRWLPAFPDDFFDLIMVDEGHHNVARSWERVFERFPNAKVVSLTATPFRGDGREIAGEVVYAYPFRTAMVRGYIKQITAVNVAPQEISFTYRGDSRHHTLDEVLQLRDEEWFSRGVALAPECNRSIVDASIQWLQHLRESGTFHQLIAVACSVDHSRQVRSLYAERGLNAREIHSNMPADQIEEVLQDLRRSRIDCIVQVRMLGEGFDHPNLSVAAIFQPFRSLSPYVQFIGRVMRVIHQNNPQHPDNRGIAVSHVGLNIDRHWDDFRRIDREDQELIQGWLESGDERPPADEPGRRRRLTPDMVVQDEIISHFIEQAYLDPMDDAVIDDLVEEFRRRGLDPEALGLSRDNLRQRLIQARTRESMEPREIPVTPQRRRQEARRRLNERSRALASRIVSAIGASINGRNIALTYPELRSVNNYAAVVQIVNRAVNERLEADVGTRGEIPLERLEEVLEQIDQIGDEVQADIQERLSRR, encoded by the coding sequence ATGACGAATGAGGAAATAGCACGTTTCTTTAATGACACCCAGGCGTATATCCAGGGTAATGCCGACCTGCGTGATCCCCAGGTTGAGGGGTGGTTCCGTACGCGCCAGCACTTTAGGAACAGCTCAGAGCACGCCATTCTCCAGATTCCAGTGGGTTGCGGAAAAACGGGGCTCATGGCGCTGCTTCCCTTCGGTATCGCCCAGGGTCGTGTCTTGGTGATCGCTCCGAACCTTGAGATACGCCGGGGCATCTCCACGGCCTTCGACATTGCCGGGCGGGACTGCTTCTGGACCTACACACGTGTCCTCACTGACGTAAATCATGGTCCATATACCGCCGTCCTGGACGGTCAGGATGCAAATATTCATGACTGTGAGAATTCCCATATCGTTGTAACCAACATCCAGCAACTGGCGAGTCGGGCTGATCGATGGCTGCCTGCTTTCCCGGATGATTTTTTTGACCTTATCATGGTTGACGAGGGTCACCACAATGTGGCCAGAAGCTGGGAGCGCGTGTTTGAGCGGTTCCCCAACGCCAAGGTCGTGAGTCTAACCGCCACGCCCTTTAGGGGCGACGGTCGCGAGATTGCAGGTGAGGTGGTCTACGCTTACCCCTTCCGCACAGCCATGGTGCGTGGGTATATCAAGCAGATCACTGCGGTGAACGTTGCTCCGCAGGAAATATCCTTCACCTATCGGGGGGATTCCAGGCATCACACGCTTGATGAGGTCCTTCAGCTGCGGGACGAGGAATGGTTCAGCCGGGGTGTGGCCCTGGCCCCGGAATGCAACCGGTCCATCGTGGACGCCAGCATTCAATGGCTTCAGCACCTTCGGGAGTCTGGAACCTTCCATCAATTGATTGCGGTAGCCTGCTCGGTGGACCATTCCCGCCAAGTCCGCTCGCTCTATGCAGAGCGCGGCTTGAACGCGCGTGAAATCCACAGCAACATGCCGGCGGACCAGATCGAGGAGGTGCTCCAAGATTTGCGGCGAAGCCGGATCGATTGCATCGTCCAGGTCCGGATGCTTGGGGAGGGATTCGACCATCCCAATCTGAGTGTAGCGGCGATCTTTCAACCATTCCGGTCTCTATCGCCCTATGTCCAGTTCATCGGTCGGGTCATGCGGGTAATCCACCAAAACAACCCACAGCACCCCGACAACCGGGGAATAGCGGTCTCACACGTGGGATTGAACATCGACCGACATTGGGACGACTTCAGGCGTATCGACCGAGAAGACCAAGAACTAATCCAAGGCTGGCTTGAATCCGGCGATGAGCGCCCACCTGCGGATGAACCTGGCCGGAGACGACGTCTCACTCCGGATATGGTGGTCCAGGATGAAATCATCAGTCATTTCATCGAACAGGCTTACCTGGACCCCATGGATGATGCTGTCATTGACGACCTGGTAGAGGAATTCCGGAGACGGGGTCTTGATCCGGAAGCTCTCGGATTGTCCCGAGACAACCTCCGTCAGCGCCTCATCCAGGCCAGAACCAGGGAAAGCATGGAGCCTCGCGAGATTCCGGTGACTCCCCAGCGTCGCCGCCAGGAAGCCCGTCGAAGGCTCAACGAACGCTCCCGGGCCCTGGCGAGCCGAATCGTGAGCGCAATCGGTGCATCCATCAATGGCCGTAACATCGCTTTGACCTATCCCGAACTACGAAGTGTCAACAACTACGCCGCCGTTGTGCAGATTGTGAATCGCGCCGTCAATGAGCGACTGGAGGCCGATGTTGGAACCCGCGGCGAAATCCCTTTGGAGAGACTTGAGGAGGTTCTGGAGCAGATTGACCAGATCGGCGATGAGGTCCAAGCCGACATCCAGGAGCGCCTTTCAAGGAGATGA
- a CDS encoding Lcl C-terminal domain-containing protein → MARFILQNDLVVSDTATGLAWTKDAALSEFPLTWQEALDFVADLNRAAYGGHTDWKLPNRRELFSLASHDTINPSLPVGHFFENVFHGYYWTATTCHRLPDQAWYVHMGGARVFKGMKHGSYMVWPVRLPPETPGRLLATGQQRCYTRSGKVTDCDGTGQDGAFGSGRTALPRFTDQGDTFYDTLTRLSWLKPSLCPAALSDWPSTFDAVEQMNRDHAFGRSDWRVPHIIEMESLVHMDRHSPAVATDDQRERVQPFYWSATTSAYNPDYAWVLYFNDGAVGVGFKPLAEFFLWPVAGTPQAPPVPGLAGPGPDIH, encoded by the coding sequence ATGGCGCGATTCATTCTTCAGAATGACCTTGTCGTTTCAGACACGGCCACCGGCCTGGCCTGGACAAAAGACGCGGCCCTGTCCGAATTTCCCCTGACCTGGCAGGAGGCCCTGGATTTTGTGGCCGACCTGAACCGCGCCGCGTACGGGGGCCACACCGACTGGAAGCTGCCCAACCGGCGCGAGCTGTTCAGCCTGGCCAGCCACGACACCATCAACCCCAGCCTGCCTGTCGGCCATTTTTTTGAAAACGTGTTTCATGGCTACTACTGGACCGCCACCACCTGCCACCGCCTGCCGGACCAGGCCTGGTACGTGCATATGGGCGGGGCCCGGGTGTTCAAGGGAATGAAACACGGCTCCTACATGGTGTGGCCGGTGCGCCTGCCGCCGGAGACACCGGGCCGCCTGCTGGCCACCGGCCAGCAGCGCTGTTACACCCGATCCGGAAAGGTGACAGACTGCGACGGCACCGGACAGGACGGCGCTTTTGGTTCCGGCCGCACCGCACTCCCCCGGTTTACCGACCAGGGCGACACCTTTTATGATACCCTGACCCGGCTGTCCTGGCTCAAACCTTCCCTCTGCCCGGCCGCGCTTTCGGACTGGCCCTCCACCTTTGATGCTGTGGAGCAGATGAACCGGGACCACGCCTTTGGCCGAAGCGACTGGCGCGTGCCCCACATCATCGAGATGGAAAGCCTGGTTCACATGGACCGGCACTCCCCGGCAGTGGCCACAGATGACCAAAGGGAAAGGGTCCAGCCCTTCTACTGGTCGGCCACCACCAGCGCCTACAACCCGGATTACGCATGGGTCCTCTATTTCAACGACGGGGCCGTGGGCGTGGGGTTTAAACCCCTGGCCGAGTTTTTTCTCTGGCCGGTGGCCGGCACACCGCAAGCCCCTCCGGTTCCGGGCCTTGCCGGCCCCGGGCCGGACATACATTGA